A region of the Patescibacteria group bacterium genome:
TGGTAGGGCCAATCAAGCTCTGATAAAATTGTTAGCCAAAGAGTTAGGTGCGGGCAAAACACAGATTGAAATTGTTAAGGGATTGAGGAATAAAAATAAAGTTGTGAAGATTGTTTTTTAACGA
Encoded here:
- a CDS encoding DUF167 domain-containing protein, translated to MLKIVNLKILPRSSINELIKISDTEWKVKLTSPPVDGRANQALIKLLAKELGAGKTQIEIVKGLRNKNKVVKIVF